The proteins below are encoded in one region of Gemmatimonadales bacterium:
- a CDS encoding RNA polymerase sigma factor RpoD/SigA, translated as MRRAKTTIKAKSFFRQSASGAFDQYLQDIQRLPLIGDAAEERRLARLAQKGDPAAAERLVTANLRFVISYVKKYQGHGLDLSELVAIGNEGLLKAVKKFDPNQGVKFISYAVWWVRQAVLKALAEQTRSVRIPLNQNAQLIRMSRTEMVLAQELGRDPTDDQIARALGDSVENVRRARRMTASELSLDAPVDRTDRDAATLGERFAGVDGSEIEETTDSNLMRGFIDKVFLRYLTPRERKILYLYYGLESGSEAMTLEKIGALMGVTRERIRQIRERAFEKLRDCPEGAALMRFWNAA; from the coding sequence ATGCGGCGGGCCAAGACCACTATCAAGGCTAAGAGTTTCTTCCGTCAGAGCGCGTCCGGCGCATTCGATCAGTACCTCCAGGACATACAAAGGCTCCCTCTCATAGGCGATGCCGCCGAAGAGCGGCGGCTGGCTCGGCTGGCACAAAAGGGCGATCCCGCGGCGGCCGAGCGGCTCGTCACCGCGAACCTGCGCTTCGTCATCTCGTACGTGAAGAAGTACCAGGGGCACGGGCTCGACCTGTCGGAGCTGGTGGCGATCGGCAACGAGGGGCTGCTCAAGGCGGTGAAGAAGTTCGATCCGAACCAGGGCGTGAAGTTCATCTCGTACGCCGTGTGGTGGGTGCGGCAGGCGGTGCTCAAGGCGCTGGCCGAGCAGACGCGCAGCGTGCGGATCCCGCTCAACCAGAACGCGCAGCTCATTCGGATGTCGCGGACCGAGATGGTGCTGGCGCAGGAGCTGGGCCGCGACCCGACGGACGACCAGATCGCGCGTGCCCTCGGGGACTCGGTCGAGAACGTGCGCAGAGCCCGACGGATGACGGCGAGCGAGCTGTCGCTGGACGCGCCGGTGGACCGTACCGATCGCGATGCCGCGACGCTGGGTGAGCGCTTCGCCGGCGTGGACGGCAGCGAGATCGAGGAGACGACGGACTCCAACCTGATGCGCGGCTTCATCGACAAGGTCTTCCTTAGGTATCTCACGCCGCGCGAGCGCAAGATCCTCTACCTCTACTACGGTCTCGAGTCGGGCTCCGAGGCGATGACCCTCGAGAAGATCGGCGCGCTGATGGGCGTCACGCGGGAGCGCATCCGCCAGATCCGCGAGCGGGCCTTCGAGAAGCTGCGCGACTGTCCGGAGGGGGCGGCGTTGATGCGATTCTGGAACGCCGCGTAG
- the aroB gene encoding 3-dehydroquinate synthase has protein sequence MTSIRVPIHETRDASYDVIVGRGALAELPALLRDRCPAHAYAVIADKHVADLHAAALLARLKEAGLEARIFTFAAGEWNKTRETWSALTDALLAARIGRDGAVIALGGGVAGDLAGFVAATFLRGIPYVQVPTSLLAMIDSSVGGKSGVDVPAGKNLVGAFHQPRGVVADIDLLATLPRHQLASGMAEAIKHGVIADAGYAASLADAERVLARDLSVLEPIVRRSVEIKAGVVADDEREAGRRQVLNFGHTIGHAVEAKSGFDLLHGEAVAIGMVAEAWIAETSGVAEPGLRAELAAMLERYALPTTIPAALRADDLLEAMSGDKKVRAGRLRFTLPRKVGEIAQSADGEWTVRIGEDVVRSAIDACR, from the coding sequence GTGACGAGCATTCGTGTCCCCATCCATGAGACTCGTGACGCCTCGTACGATGTGATCGTGGGGCGAGGCGCGCTGGCGGAGTTGCCGGCGCTGCTCAGGGATCGCTGCCCCGCGCACGCCTACGCCGTCATCGCCGACAAGCACGTTGCCGATCTTCACGCCGCGGCGCTCCTGGCGCGCCTCAAGGAGGCCGGCCTCGAGGCGCGGATCTTCACCTTCGCCGCGGGCGAGTGGAACAAGACGCGCGAGACGTGGAGCGCGCTGACCGACGCCCTGCTCGCCGCTCGCATCGGCCGCGACGGCGCCGTGATCGCGCTGGGCGGCGGAGTGGCCGGCGACCTCGCCGGCTTCGTAGCCGCCACCTTTCTGCGAGGCATCCCGTACGTGCAGGTGCCCACTTCACTCCTCGCGATGATCGATTCGTCGGTCGGCGGGAAGTCCGGAGTGGACGTGCCCGCCGGGAAGAACCTGGTCGGCGCGTTCCACCAGCCGCGAGGAGTGGTCGCCGACATCGACCTCCTCGCCACACTTCCCCGCCATCAGCTGGCCTCGGGGATGGCGGAGGCGATCAAGCATGGAGTCATCGCCGATGCCGGGTACGCCGCCTCGCTCGCCGATGCCGAGCGCGTGCTGGCGCGCGACCTCTCGGTGCTTGAACCCATCGTCCGTCGCAGCGTGGAGATCAAGGCGGGCGTCGTCGCCGACGATGAGCGCGAGGCCGGCCGCCGGCAGGTGCTGAACTTCGGCCACACTATCGGTCACGCCGTCGAGGCGAAGAGCGGCTTCGACCTGCTGCACGGCGAGGCGGTCGCGATCGGCATGGTGGCAGAGGCCTGGATTGCTGAAACGAGCGGCGTGGCCGAGCCCGGACTCCGCGCGGAGCTGGCCGCGATGCTGGAGCGCTACGCCCTACCTACGACCATTCCCGCCGCGCTACGCGCGGACGACCTGCTCGAGGCGATGTCGGGCGACAAGAAAGTGCGGGCCGGCCGGCTGCGCTTCACCCTGCCGCGAAAAGTCGGCGAGATCGCGCAGAGTGCCGACGGTGAATGGACGGTGCGCATCGGAGAGGACGTGGTAAGGAGCGCGATCGACGCCTGCCGGTGA
- a CDS encoding cob(I)yrinic acid a,c-diamide adenosyltransferase, producing MKIYTKTGDSGETGLMGGGRVPKDHIRVASYGDVDETNAAIGMVRATPPSKLGDQLLAGIQRDLFTIGGALATPRPQRLKQKQRDKVVVSEQRVAALERAIDQAEKELAPLRAFVLPGGTLKAAAFHLARTACRRAERAVVRLSHEEAVPGEIIVYLNRLSDLLFVLARLANKRARKKDVTW from the coding sequence GTGAAGATCTATACCAAGACGGGAGATTCCGGCGAGACCGGTCTCATGGGCGGCGGCCGCGTGCCCAAGGACCACATCCGCGTGGCCTCTTACGGAGACGTGGACGAGACCAATGCGGCCATAGGCATGGTGCGCGCCACGCCGCCGTCGAAGCTCGGCGACCAGCTCCTGGCCGGCATCCAGCGCGACCTCTTCACCATCGGCGGCGCGCTGGCGACGCCTCGGCCGCAGCGGCTCAAGCAGAAGCAGCGTGACAAGGTCGTCGTCTCCGAACAACGCGTGGCCGCGCTCGAACGCGCCATAGACCAGGCGGAGAAGGAACTGGCGCCGCTACGCGCCTTCGTGCTCCCCGGCGGCACGCTCAAGGCCGCCGCGTTCCATCTGGCGCGCACCGCCTGCCGCCGCGCCGAGCGCGCGGTGGTCCGCCTGTCCCACGAGGAGGCCGTGCCGGGGGAGATCATCGTCTACCTGAACCGGCTCTCGGACCTGCTCTTCGTCCTGGCCCGGCTCGCCAACAAGCGGGCGCGGAAGAAGGATGTGACGTGGTGA